The following is a genomic window from Candidatus Tectomicrobia bacterium.
GGCGGCGCTCAGGGCGGGCCGGAAGATCCTCGTCGCCTCCACCTCCGAGGTGTACGGAAAGAACAAGAACGGCGCGCTCCGGGAGGAGGACGACCGGATCCTGGGGTCCGTCACCAAGCAGCGCTGGGCCTACGCCAACACCAAGACGCTCGACGAGTTCCTCTCGCTGGCCTACCACCGGCAGCACGGCCTCGCCGTCGTCATCGTCCGGCTGTTCAACACGGTGGGGCCCCGCCAGACGGGCCGCTACGGGATGGTCATCCCGAACTTCGTCCGGGCGGCGCTGGACGGTCAGCCCATCCGGGTCTTCGGCTCCGGGAACCAGACCCGCTGCTTCGCCTACGTCGGCGACGTCGTGCGCGGCCTGGCCGACCTCATGGCGCATCCGGGCGCGGTGGGGCAGATCTTCAACATCGGCAACAGCAACGAGATCTCCATCTACGACCTGGCCGAGCGGGTGAAAAAGCTGGCCGGCTCGGCCTCGCCGATCGAGCTCGTGCCCTACGAAACGGCCTACGGCGAGGGATTCGAGGACATGGAACGCCGGGTTCCGGATTTGACGAAAATCCAGAGCCTCGTGAGCTACCGCCCGACCGTTCAGCTCGACGAGATTCTCAACCGGGTCATCGAGCATTTCCGGGCGAACCGGCTGGAGAGGTGAAGCGCCCGGCCCCAGAAAGGACATCTCCTTGAAGCGCGCGCTCGTCACCGGGGGGGGGGGCTTCATCGGCTCCAACCTCGTGCGCGCCCTGCTCGGGGAGGGCTACGCCGTCCGGGTGCTGGAAAACTTCTCGACCGGCCGCGAGGAGAACCTGCGCGGGATTCTCCGTGACATCGAGCTCATCGACGATCCGCAGGGAGTCCTGGACCCGGAGGCATGCGCCCGGGCGGTGAAGGGGGCCTCCTGCGTCTTCCACCAGGCCGCCATCCCCTCCGTCCCCCGCTCCATCCAGGACCCCGTCCTCTCGGACCGGGTGAACGCGGGCGGCACGCTGAACCTGCTGGAAGCGGCGCGGAAGGAGGGCGTGCGCCGCTTCATCTACGCGTCTTCATCTTCGGTGTACGGCGACGCCCCGGGCCACGTCCGCGACGAGAACGACGCGCCGTGCCCGGTTTCGCCCTACGCGGTCTCCAAGCTGGCCAGCGAACACTACGCATCGCTTTATCACAGGCTTTACGGCCTGGAGACGGTGGGACTGCGCTACTTCAACGTGTTCGGACCCCGGCAGGATCCCCACTCCGAGTACGCCGCCGTGGTCCCCAACTTCATCCGGTGCCTCATGGCCGGGAAGCGCCCCACCATTTACGGCGACGGCGGACAGTCGCGCGACTTCACCTACGTGGACAACACCGTGCACGGCAACCTGCTGGCCCTCAAGGCGGAGGGGGCGGGGGGCGGGGTGTTCAACGTGGCGACCGGGATGTGCCATACCGTGAACGAGCTGTTCTCGAGCCTCCAAGCGATCATGGGCGCCGAGGGCCTGGAGCCGATTCACGCCTCCCCGCGGACGGGGGACGTGCGGGATTCCCAGGCCGACATCCGGAAGGCCGGCACCTTTCTCGGCTATTCCCCCCCCGTGAGCTTCGAGGAAGGCCTCCGCCGGACCGTCCAATGGTATGCTGACCAAGCCGCCCACCATGGCCGTTGATCGGCGAATGCGCTGCCGGCAATCCATCCGAATGGATGACGATGGCCCCATTCGACCTGCATAGCCGCGCGAGCGGCCTGCTTCTGCACCCCACCTCGCTCCCGTCGCCGCACGGCATCGGGGATCTGGGGCCCTCCGCCCACGCTTTCGCCGATTTCCTGGCGGACTCGGGCCAGGGCTGGTGGCAGATGCTCCCCATCGGCCCGACGGACGCCTGGGGCTCGCCCTACGGATCCTCCTCCGCCTTCGCCGGAAATCCCCTGCTCCTCAGCCTGGAGCGCCTGGCCGGGGAGGGCCTGCTGCCGCCGGAGCAGGTGGGCGCCGCCGCCCGGCCCTCCACCGGAAGGGTCGATTTCGCCCGCGCCTGGGAGGTCAAGGAGCCCCTGCTCCGCGCCGCCTTCCGCGCCTTCGAGCGCCTGGACGGGGAGAGGCGCGCGGGCTTCGAGGCCTTCCGGCGCGAGAACGCGGGCTGGCTCGGCGATTTCACCCTCTTCACCGCCCTGAAACAGCGCTTCGGCGGCGCCCTCTGGGCCGACTGGCCTCCGGAGATCCGCCGCCGCGAGCCGGGCGCGCTGGAGCGGGCGCGGGAGGCCCTCGGCGGGGAGATCCGGTTCCTCTCCTTCCTGCAGCACGAGTTCTTCCGCCAGTGGGAGGCGCTCCGCGGGCACTGCCGCCGGAAGGGGGTGGGCCTGATCGGGGACATTCCCATCTACGTCTCGCGGGAGAGCGCCGACGTGTGGGCCAACCCCGCTCTCTTCCGGCTCGATCCGGAGGGCCGGCCCGAGGCGGTGGCGGGCGTCCCGCCCGACTACTTCAACAGCAACGGCCAACTCTGGGGAAACCCCCTCTACCGGTGGGACACCCTCCGCGAGCGGGGCTACGGCTGGTGGATCGCCCGCCTCTCGGCCGCCTTCCGCTTCTTCGACGCCTCGCGCCTCGACCACTTCATCGGCTTCACCCGCTACTGGGAAGTTCCCGGCGGCGCCCCCACCGCCCGGGAGGGCCGCTGGCGGGAGGGGCCCGGGTACGACTTCTTCGCCCAGGTGCAGCGGGCTTTCGGGCGCCTCGACTTCATCGCCGAGGACCTGGGCGACGTGACGCCGGAGGTCTTCGAGCTCCGGGACCGCTTGGGGCTCCCTGGCATGCGCGTCCTGCAGTTCGCCTTCGGCGGCGGCAACGATAACCTGCACCTCCCCCCCCACCATCCCGAGCGCTGCGTGGTCTACACCGGCACCCATGACAACGACACGACCATGGGCTGGTTCGCCCGCCTGATGCGGGAAGGCCCCCCCCACGAGCGGGAGCGGGCCCTGCGCTGGCTGAACCACAGCGAGAACGAAATCCACTGGGAGATGATCCGCCTCGCCTTCCTCTCCCGCGCCCACCTCGCCGTCATCCCCGTCCAGGACCTGCTGGGCCTGGGGACGGAGGCGCGGATGAACTACCCCGGGGAGATGAACGGCAACTGGGCGTGGCGGCTGCGGGAGGGCGAACTGACGGAGACGACCCGCGCCCGGTTGCGGGAGGAAACCCGGGCCGCCGGGCGCCTGCGCGGCTGACCCCCGGCCGGACCCATCGTCTGTAGCTTAGACCGGGATAAACATTTATCCGGCTTGGTCTGGGGGTACCCCCTCCCGCCGGGCCTTCGCCCGCCGAAGCGGGCTTCACGAAGGTGGAAGGGCTTCGGCCCGCGCAGGCGGGAGGGGGCCGGGGGGAGGGAAAATCCCACCCCCGGCAACCCTCCCCTCCCTCACCCTGCCCTCCCCCGGAGGGGGAGGGAAAAAAAGGATGTGCAACCGGGTACATGGGTAACACATCAGACCTGGGACATGGGTGACACTTTACTCCACCGGTTCTGGGTCCTCCCCGGAGGGGGAGGGAAAAACAGAAGTGCGCCCGGCGCGTGTTATCCTGCCTTCCAGTCTGTCATGCCCAGGAGGCCATTCCTTGCGCCCACCGAGCCTCGCCCGCGCCCTCCTCCTGGCCGCCCTCCTCGCCGCGGGCTGCTCGGGCGGCGGGGAAGCCACCCCGGCCGGGACGATGAGCTCGCCGCGCCACGGGCATACGTCCACCCCGCTCCCGGACGGCCGGGTGCTCATCGCCGCCGGGCTGACCAAGACCTCCCCCCTCGGCACCATGGAGATATTCGACCCGGCGAAGGGCGCCTTCCAGGCCCTGGCGGCCCCCTTCCGCCCCCGCGGATGGCACGGCGCCACCCTGCTCCCGGACGGCCGGGTGCTGCTCTCGGGCGGCTGGGCCGGCCCCGGCACCGCCCTGCGGGACGCCGTGATCCTCCGCCCCGGCGGCGGGGCGGCCCTCGTCCCGCTGGTCCAGGGCCGCTACGACCACACCGCCACCCTCCTCGGGGACGGCACCGTCCTCCTCGCCGGGGGCAACGACGGACGGAGCGAGCAGCGCTCGGTGGAGATACTGGATCCGCGCGAGGGAAAATCCGCCCCCGCCGCGCGGCCCCTCCTCGTCCCCCGCCAGCAGCACGCGGCGGCGCTCCTCCCGGGAGGGGAGGTCCTCCTGACGGGCGGGGCCCAGGGGGAGGGCGCGCGCCTGGCCGAGATCTACCTGCCCGCCGAGCGCCGCACCCGCCTGGCCCGCAGCCTGGCCTCCTCCCCGCGCAGCCGCCACACCGCCACGCCCCTCGCGGACGGCCGGGTGCTCATCGCGGGCGGGCTCGGCCCCGAACTCACCCTGGCCACCGCCGAGATCTACGACCCCAAGACCGGGAGCTTCCTCCCCGTGAAAGCCCCCATGAAGAAGGCGCGCCAGCAGCACACCGCGACCCGGCTCCCGGACGGCCGCGTGCTCCTCCTCGGGGGCTGGGGCGGGGACGGCCAGACCCTCGATGACGGCGAGGTGTTTGACCCCGAGGGCGCCTGCTTCGCCGCCCTGCCCGTCCACCTCAACGCCCGGCGAAGGCACCACGCGGCGGCCCTTCTGCGGGACGGCGGGGTGCTCGCCTCGGGGGGAGCCACCGAGAGCGAGGTGCTCGCCACGGCCGAGATCGTCCGCCTCCCGCCCCGCAAGCCGGGCGGGGGATGCTGAGGGGGTCCTCCCTTCCGGCGCGCGGCTGGTAGGGGCGTATTGCCATACGCCCCTACAGGCGGAACGCCGGCTAGGTCCCTGTTCGTCCGTAGGAGCGGGTCTCAGACCCGCCCTCGTGCGGTCCATGCCAACGATCCCCCTCCCCCTCCGGGGGAGGGCCGGGGTGGGGGAAGAGCCTCAGAAGCGCGCACCCTCCCCCCTCGGGCCCATGCGGGCCCGACCTCCCGGAGGGAGGGGGACAAGCAGAGCGAGGGGCGGGTCTCAGACCCTCCCCTACGGATACATTCGTCGACAAATCTCCGGGGGAGAATCCATGAAGCGCGCCGAGCGCCAGCGGGACGGGCAGCAGTGGATCTACGACTACATCCTCAAGACGACGGGACGCCCCGTCCACCACGAGATGGACGGCCGCATGATGCCCGGGCCGGTCCGCAGCATCCGCATGGCCTCCAAGCACCTGGCGCGGGGGGCCGAGAACGCGGAGCGCCTCGCCCGGGCGGCGGAGGCGAGGGGGGAGCGCCACACCGCCCGCCGCCTCTACCGCGTGGCCTCCGAGCGCTTCCGGGAGGCGCAGCACTTCACCATCCCCATCATCTGCCCCCGCCGGTGGGAGCTCCTCGCCCGGGCGAGAGAGTGCGCGGCGCGCCTCCATGCCCTCTCGGACTACCCCATCGAGCGGGTGGAGATCCCCTTCGAGGGGAAGTCCATCCCCGCCCTCCTGCACCTGCTGCCGGACCGCCGCCGGGCGCCCGTGATGATCTTCTACCCCGGGATGGACAACACGAAGGAGAACTACCCCAACCCGCTCGACAACGAGTTCGCCGAGCGCGGCATCCACGTCCTCACCATCGACGGGCCGGGCCAGGGCGAGGCCCTCGAGCGTGGCATCCTCGTCACCCCCGACAACCACGCCGCCGTGGCGCGCAAGGCGGTGGACTTCCTGCTGACGCGCCCCGAAGTGGACGGCGGGAGGATCGGCATCAGCGGCCGCAGCTTCGGCACCTTCTGGTCCATGCGGGCCGCGGCGGAGGACCCCCGCCTCGCCCTCGTGGCGGGCTCGGTCGCCTGCTACTACTGGGACCGGCTCACCATCTTCGACGAGGCCCCCATCCGCTTCAAGCAGGTCTTCATGGCGATGGCCGGGATGGAGGACGAAGCCGCCTTCGACCGCACGTGCGAGGCCTACACCCTGAAGGGCCACGCCGGGCGGGTGAGGTGCCCCGTCCTCATGGCGGCGGGGGAGTTCGACCCCCTGAACCCCATCGAGGACGTCGAGGCCGTCTTCGAGGCCCTGGCCGGTCCCAAGGAGATGTGGATCTTCGAGGACGAGTTCCACCCCATCAACCATCTGGAGGCGCTGGCGGGGGTGTGGACCTTCCAATTCGTGGCGGACTGGGTGCGGCGGGCCTTCGACGGGAAGATCCCGCCCGGCCACAAGCGCAAGGCCTACATCCGCAAGAGCGGGGAGGGGATGTATTAGGGGGATATGGACGGGCGACCCGTGTCCGTAGGGGCGAGGCATGCCTCGCCCCTACGGATGGATTGCGCCGGTGGCGGTTCCGTAGGGGCGAACCTCGTGTTCGCCCCGCCCCCGGGTAAACATAAAGGGGCGATGACAAGCATCGCCCCTACAGACCATCAGGCGCCCTTGGATGCCTACCGCGCGGGGCGCTCCCGGCACACGCAGACGATGGCCACGAGCTCTCCCTCGCCGCGCATGAAGGGAGAGAAGACCGCGCTGACCGGCAGCTTCTCGCCGTCCTTCCGGAGGGCATGGCCCTCGATGCGCGCGACCTTCCCCTCGCGCAGGTCCTCCAGCACGGCGGGCCCGGCGGTCCCCCCCTTCGCCGATCCATCCGCCGCGGCGAGTATCTCGCGGAAATCCCGGCCGGAAACCTCCTCCTGCATATAGCCGAACAGGTTCTCCGCGCCGAGGTTCCACATGAGGATCTCGCGGCCCGGGCTCATGAAGACGACGGCCTCCGTACCCTCGTCCAAAAGGCTCTGGAAGAGCCCGATGGGCCGCCGGATCTCGTCCTGGAGGTCCCGCTGGACCGTGATGTCGCGGACGATCTCGATGTACATGGGCTCCTCGCTGCCCGGCACGTCCAGCCGCGTGATGGACAGCTCGATCGGGAAAACCGAGCCGTCCTTGCGGACGGCCTCGAACTCGCGCCGCACGCTGGAGGTCGCGTGCTGGTAGCGGGAGAGGAAATCCGCGTGCTTGGGACGGTCCGGCTCCGCGATCAGCATGCTCACGTCGCGGCCGATGACCTCCCCGGCCTCCCAGCCGAAGACCCTCTCCAGCGAGCGGCCCGCCTGCTGGATGATGCTGCGCGGGTCGGTGACGACGATCGGGTCGCGGGCCGCGTCGAAGACCGCCCGGAGCTGGAGGATGGCCGATTTCAGGCCCGCCTCCGTCCGCCGGCTGTCGGTCACGTCGACCAGGTACACCCGGATGCGCTGGGATTCGCCGGGGCCCGCGGAGAACGGAACCCCCTCGAGGCGGGCCCAGAAGAACCCCCCGGCCGGCCGGCGGAACCGGATCTCGCAGCTCTGCTTGATCTGCGTCTCCACGAGCCGCGACCGCCAGAGGTGGAAGGCGTCCTGGTCTTCCCGGACGATGAAGTCCGAGAGGCTCGCACCGATGAGATCGCTCCGGTTCGCCCCGAGCTGGACGGCCGCGGTCAGGCTCGCCTCGCGCACGATTCGCCGCTCGTCCAGCGTCAGGAGGCCGGCGGGGGCGAAATCGTAGAGCTGGCGGGCCCGGTCGCGCGCCTCCTCTAGGTCGGTCTGCGCCCGCCGCAATTCCTCGTTCTGCATCTCGAGCTCCACCTGATGCACTTGAAGCTCGTGCGCGAGAGCTTCAAGCTTGCCCGGCGACATGCGGGAGAGTTCCGTGCGGGTCTTCCGGAGGAGGTCCTCGGCGCGGCGGCGGAGGTTCTGAAGGACTGGATGGCGGTCGTCGGGACTCACGGCCTGGCGCCTCAGCGGGTTCTCATGTTCGTGTTAGCAGGTTCTCAGGTTCGTGTTTTCATCGTCACTTTTCGTGACGCAGGCAATGCCCCCACCAGCTACCATATCCCGATCAGGAAAGACAGGCATCGCGCAAGGCCACAGAATTCGTCTCAAATTTTCCCTCATTCCGGGCGGGCAAATCCATTACTCCCCTCCGGTGGCATCCTCGAAGGCCAGGAGGATGAGGGGCTTTCCGCCGCCGCTCATGCGGCGCGCGTTCAGGAGGAAACGCCTGCGCCCGATCTCGGGAAACTCGTGCTCCACCTCGAAATCATTGAAGGCGGCGCTGTTCGTCAGAATTTCATTGAGGAGGCGGCGGAG
Proteins encoded in this region:
- a CDS encoding alpha/beta hydrolase, whose translation is MKRAERQRDGQQWIYDYILKTTGRPVHHEMDGRMMPGPVRSIRMASKHLARGAENAERLARAAEARGERHTARRLYRVASERFREAQHFTIPIICPRRWELLARARECAARLHALSDYPIERVEIPFEGKSIPALLHLLPDRRRAPVMIFYPGMDNTKENYPNPLDNEFAERGIHVLTIDGPGQGEALERGILVTPDNHAAVARKAVDFLLTRPEVDGGRIGISGRSFGTFWSMRAAAEDPRLALVAGSVACYYWDRLTIFDEAPIRFKQVFMAMAGMEDEAAFDRTCEAYTLKGHAGRVRCPVLMAAGEFDPLNPIEDVEAVFEALAGPKEMWIFEDEFHPINHLEALAGVWTFQFVADWVRRAFDGKIPPGHKRKAYIRKSGEGMY
- the malQ gene encoding 4-alpha-glucanotransferase, with the translated sequence MAPFDLHSRASGLLLHPTSLPSPHGIGDLGPSAHAFADFLADSGQGWWQMLPIGPTDAWGSPYGSSSAFAGNPLLLSLERLAGEGLLPPEQVGAAARPSTGRVDFARAWEVKEPLLRAAFRAFERLDGERRAGFEAFRRENAGWLGDFTLFTALKQRFGGALWADWPPEIRRREPGALERAREALGGEIRFLSFLQHEFFRQWEALRGHCRRKGVGLIGDIPIYVSRESADVWANPALFRLDPEGRPEAVAGVPPDYFNSNGQLWGNPLYRWDTLRERGYGWWIARLSAAFRFFDASRLDHFIGFTRYWEVPGGAPTAREGRWREGPGYDFFAQVQRAFGRLDFIAEDLGDVTPEVFELRDRLGLPGMRVLQFAFGGGNDNLHLPPHHPERCVVYTGTHDNDTTMGWFARLMREGPPHERERALRWLNHSENEIHWEMIRLAFLSRAHLAVIPVQDLLGLGTEARMNYPGEMNGNWAWRLREGELTETTRARLREETRAAGRLRG
- a CDS encoding PAS domain S-box protein, with protein sequence MSPDDRHPVLQNLRRRAEDLLRKTRTELSRMSPGKLEALAHELQVHQVELEMQNEELRRAQTDLEEARDRARQLYDFAPAGLLTLDERRIVREASLTAAVQLGANRSDLIGASLSDFIVREDQDAFHLWRSRLVETQIKQSCEIRFRRPAGGFFWARLEGVPFSAGPGESQRIRVYLVDVTDSRRTEAGLKSAILQLRAVFDAARDPIVVTDPRSIIQQAGRSLERVFGWEAGEVIGRDVSMLIAEPDRPKHADFLSRYQHATSSVRREFEAVRKDGSVFPIELSITRLDVPGSEEPMYIEIVRDITVQRDLQDEIRRPIGLFQSLLDEGTEAVVFMSPGREILMWNLGAENLFGYMQEEVSGRDFREILAAADGSAKGGTAGPAVLEDLREGKVARIEGHALRKDGEKLPVSAVFSPFMRGEGELVAIVCVCRERPAR
- a CDS encoding SDR family oxidoreductase; this encodes MKRALVTGGGGFIGSNLVRALLGEGYAVRVLENFSTGREENLRGILRDIELIDDPQGVLDPEACARAVKGASCVFHQAAIPSVPRSIQDPVLSDRVNAGGTLNLLEAARKEGVRRFIYASSSSVYGDAPGHVRDENDAPCPVSPYAVSKLASEHYASLYHRLYGLETVGLRYFNVFGPRQDPHSEYAAVVPNFIRCLMAGKRPTIYGDGGQSRDFTYVDNTVHGNLLALKAEGAGGGVFNVATGMCHTVNELFSSLQAIMGAEGLEPIHASPRTGDVRDSQADIRKAGTFLGYSPPVSFEEGLRRTVQWYADQAAHHGR
- a CDS encoding GDP-mannose 4,6-dehydratase, with product MKILITGGAGFVGSHLATLLLERGHEVHLLDDFSTGRLENLGHIGGNPKLHMHKGSVLDAGLIAPLVQECDEIYHLAAAVGVRLVIERPVETIMTNVRGTEVVLEAALRAGRKILVASTSEVYGKNKNGALREEDDRILGSVTKQRWAYANTKTLDEFLSLAYHRQHGLAVVIVRLFNTVGPRQTGRYGMVIPNFVRAALDGQPIRVFGSGNQTRCFAYVGDVVRGLADLMAHPGAVGQIFNIGNSNEISIYDLAERVKKLAGSASPIELVPYETAYGEGFEDMERRVPDLTKIQSLVSYRPTVQLDEILNRVIEHFRANRLER